A stretch of Deltaproteobacteria bacterium DNA encodes these proteins:
- a CDS encoding ABC transporter permease has translation MRNVTQIFKKEFGGYFISPIAYIVISIFLVLTGWFFFSTFFLYNQADLRNFFSLLPLTFSFVIPAVTMRLFSEEFNSGSYELLLTMPVSSTDIVLGKFLAAVAFVAVMLLPTLSYGACISFLGDLDVGPLIGGYVGAILLGAAFSAIGLFASALTHNQIIAFISGMAVCFSLTLLDKMLIFLPKSLLSVFQFLSADSHFQNIARGIIDSRDVLYFLSLAFVMLYGTHLAVDEMN, from the coding sequence ATGCGAAACGTCACCCAGATTTTTAAAAAAGAATTCGGGGGGTATTTCATCTCCCCGATCGCCTATATCGTCATTTCGATTTTTCTTGTTCTGACCGGCTGGTTTTTCTTTTCCACCTTTTTCCTCTACAACCAGGCCGATCTCCGAAACTTTTTCTCCCTGCTCCCCCTGACCTTCTCCTTCGTCATCCCCGCGGTGACGATGCGTCTCTTTTCCGAGGAGTTCAACAGCGGCTCCTATGAACTGCTCCTGACCATGCCGGTCTCCTCAACCGACATCGTCCTCGGAAAATTCCTGGCCGCCGTCGCCTTCGTGGCAGTCATGCTGCTTCCCACCCTCTCCTACGGTGCATGCATCTCCTTTTTGGGAGATCTTGATGTAGGACCCTTGATCGGGGGATACGTGGGAGCGATTCTCTTAGGTGCAGCCTTTTCCGCCATCGGACTTTTCGCTTCCGCTCTGACCCACAATCAGATTATCGCTTTTATTTCCGGGATGGCGGTCTGCTTCTCCCTCACCCTTCTCGACAAGATGCTCATTTTTCTGCCCAAGTCCCTTCTGAGCGTCTTCCAGTTTTTAAGTGCGGATTCCCATTTCCAGAACATCGCCCGGGGAATCATTGATTCCCGGGATGTTCTCTATTTTCTGAGTCTTGCCTTCGTTATGCTCTACGGAACCCACCTGGCCGTCGATGAAATGAATTAA